In one window of Deltaproteobacteria bacterium DNA:
- the mobB gene encoding molybdopterin-guanine dinucleotide biosynthesis protein B, whose translation MNASVKPPMVSVAGFSNSGKTTLISRLIALFAARGLKVAAIKHARHGFHMDHPGKDTQKHRQAGAYGVLVAAQGQIAVIRDVPEEPSPVELAALYFPDADLVFVEGYKSARIPRMVIALCPEDFQAFENDTDVMALVGCPPSPTPLPVFDRDDVSAIANFLQKHLLDPPDR comes from the coding sequence TCAGGCAAGACCACCCTAATTTCAAGGCTCATCGCCCTGTTCGCCGCCAGGGGCCTCAAGGTTGCCGCCATCAAGCACGCCCGGCACGGCTTTCACATGGACCATCCGGGCAAGGACACCCAAAAGCACCGCCAGGCCGGGGCTTACGGGGTACTGGTGGCCGCCCAAGGCCAGATCGCCGTGATTCGGGACGTACCGGAAGAGCCCTCCCCCGTTGAACTGGCGGCCCTGTATTTTCCCGACGCGGATCTGGTTTTTGTGGAAGGCTACAAGTCCGCCCGCATCCCGCGCATGGTGATCGCCCTTTGCCCCGAGGATTTCCAGGCCTTTGAAAACGACACGGACGTGATGGCCCTTGTGGGCTGCCCGCCTTCCCCCACCCCTCTCCCGGTTTTCGATCGTGACGATGTTTCCGCCATAGCCAATTTCCTTCAAAAGCATCTTCTCGATCCTCCAGACCGCTGA